A window of the Henckelia pumila isolate YLH828 chromosome 3, ASM3356847v2, whole genome shotgun sequence genome harbors these coding sequences:
- the LOC140893405 gene encoding preprotein translocase subunit SECY, chloroplastic translates to MLTSVRQISLSSTYSCFTNSLPRLSSTQNRSFCVKPRKNLCNSRNSPICRATFAIHTKNSSSSDPSSSILTQSCECCAFDPLGINSDGFLDLKTSWESALELFSQTLESASGTRKENSSSARGAAAAIEDTSIDFGDFFKGPLPGKFLKLLGFLALSRLGIYIPLGGVNRDAFVGNLDQNSLLGTLDSFSGGGIGRLGIGSLGIVPFINAQIVFQLLTQIYPKLQELQKREGEAGRKKVLQYTRYASVGFAIVQAIGQVLFLRPYVNDFSTQWVLSSVIMLTLGSVFTTYIGEKITDIKLGNGTSLLIFTNIISYLPASFGRTVAQAFRDGNYVGLGGIVVCFLLLVLGIVYVQEAERKIPINYASRYTSGAGGLQKSAYLPFKVNSAGVMPIIFSTSSLALPGTLARFTGLNVLKKAAVDLVPGGSLYLPTNIVLIAFFNYYYTFLQLDPDDVSEQLKRQGASIPLVRPGKSTAAFIKTVLSRISVLGSVFLAVLAGGPAVIEQVTHLAAFRGFAGTSVLILVGCASDTARKVQAEIISQKYKNIEFYDFDKY, encoded by the exons ATGTTGACCTCTGTCAGACAAATTTCTTTATCTTCAACTTATTCTTGCTTCACAAATTCCCTCCCTCGCCTTTCCAGTACGCAAAATCGTTCCTTTTGTGTTAAGCCTCGTAAAAATTTATGCAACAGCCGTAATAGTCCTATCTGCAGAGCAACATTCGCTATCCACACAAAGAACAGCAGCAGTAGCGACCCTTCAAGTAGCATCCTCACTCAAAG CTGCGAGTGTTGTGCATTCGATCCACTTGGGATTAATTCTGATGGATTCTTGGATTTAAAAACTTCTTGGGAAAGTGCTCTAGAATTGTTTTCTCAAACACTTGAGAGTGCCTCAGGCACCCGAAAAGAGAATTCTTCATCAGCTAGAGGAGCGGCAG CTGCAATTGAAGACACTAGCATTGATTTTGGGGATTTCTTCAAAGGTCCACTCCCTGGAAAATTTTTAAAGCTTTTAGGATTTTTGGCTCTTTCAAGACTTGGGATATACATACCTCTTGGTGGGGTAAATCGGGATGCTTTTGTTGGTAATCTTGATCAAAATAGCTTGTTAGGCACGCTAGACTCATTTTCTGGAGGAGGTATTGGTCGTCTTGGGATAGGCTCGCTTGGTATCGTACCCTTTATCAATGCACAAATTGTTTTTCAGCTTCTCACACAAATCTACCCCAAGTTGCAAGAACTTCAGAAGAGAGAAGGTGAAGCTGGAAGAAAGAAAGTGCTGCAGTATACTCGCTATGCATCCGTTGGATTTGCCATTGTGCAG GCAATTGGTCAAGTATTATTTCTCCGTCCTTACGTAAATGACTTCAGTACCCAATGGGTTCTCTCATCTGTTATCATGCTGACTCTTGGCTCAGTTTTCACTACATACATTGGGGAAAAGATAACCGACATAAAACTTGGAAACGGCACGTCTCTTTTAATCTTCACAAATATCATCTCCTACCTGCCGGCATCTTTTGGGAGGACGGTCGCTCAGGCATTTCGAGATGGTAATTATGTTGGACTTGGGGGCATCGTTGTGTGCTTCTTGCTGCTAGTTCTTGGAATTGTATACGTTCAG GAAGCGGAGAGGAAAATTCCAATCAATTATGCCTCAAGATACACTAGTGGAGCTGGTGGGCTTCAAAAGTCTGCTTATTTACCCTTTAAG GTGAATAGTGCTGGAGTAATGCCAATCATCTTCTCTACCTCATCGTTAGCTCTTCCAGGAACTCTAGCACGCTTTACTGGTCTGAATGTTTTGAAAAAGGCTGCTGTAGACTTGGTTCCTGGAG GTTCACTCTATTTGCCGACAAACATCGTGTTGATTGCATTTTTCAACTATTACTACACGTTTCTGCAATTGGATCCTGATGATGTCAGCGAACAGTTGAAAAGACAAGGTGCCTCGATCCCGCTCGTGCGACCTGGAAAAAGTACAGCTGCATTTATTAAAACG GTTCTGAGCCGGATATCAGTACTCGGGTCTGTGTTTTTGGCAGTTCTTGCTGGTGGTCCTGCCGTAATTGAACAAGTCACACACCTTGCTGCATTTAGAGGATTCGCAGGTACCTCAGTTCTCATTCTTGTTGGTTGTGCAAGTGATACCGCTAGAAAAGTTCAAGCGGAGATAATTTCCCAGAAATACAAGAATATCGAGTTTTATGATTTTGACAAGTATTGA